From the Terriglobales bacterium genome, the window AGGTTCCAGGAGGCGCTAATGGCAAACCGGCTCTTCGCCACGAAGTCGCTCGATGTTCTCATGCGTGAATCGGTCGACACAGGACACGGGCTGAAGCGCGCGCTCAGCGCTATCGATCTCACGATGCTGGGTGTTGGTGCCATCATCGGCGCCGGAATCTTCGTGCTGACCGGGCAGGCTGCAGCCCAGCACGCGGGCCCGGCGGTCGTACTTTCCTTCGTGGCGGCAGCAATCGCCTGCGTTTTCGCAGGCTTGTGCTATGCCGAGATGGCTTCAATGATCCCGATCGCCGGCAGCGCCTACACTTA encodes:
- a CDS encoding amino acid permease; the encoded protein is MANRLFATKSLDVLMRESVDTGHGLKRALSAIDLTMLGVGAIIGAGIFVLTGQAAAQHAGPAVVLSFVAAAIACVFAGLCYAEMASMIPIAGSAYT